The Hydrogenispora ethanolica genome has a segment encoding these proteins:
- a CDS encoding AI-2E family transporter, which yields MPREGLQDHRFTNPLLSPNYKVQSKVRETPSRERRDLPTKISKKTWFLIFIIPFTLLVLYLSRSIIAPFVFAFFLAYAINPLVEFLQQKGAPRNWAILTVYLVILLAGVLVFGIVIPRLIRDLTGVMQRLPELFETLQEMEGKYSELYWRLPVQVKQLIAQITARGEIMLRNSLINLAQGIVDFFSHSLIYLLVPLLAYYISRDYPKLKQSSRWWLLSHFGPHWTNAFLKIDNLLKLYIRSQLLDTLIVGLMIGLGLSLLGLDIAFLLGLLAGALNLIPYFGPVLGAIPAVLFGLLHSPWTALYVVILFLLVNQLEVMVLTPRIIGGSLRMSPILVVYLILIGGQIFGLVGMVFAVPLGSIVLSIITSFYEICFARTRNEAGMDKIRPEP from the coding sequence TTGCCACGGGAAGGTCTCCAAGATCATAGGTTTACGAATCCGCTTCTTTCGCCAAACTATAAAGTACAGTCCAAAGTCAGGGAAACACCGTCTCGCGAAAGAAGGGATCTTCCAACGAAAATTTCCAAAAAAACCTGGTTCCTGATTTTCATCATCCCTTTCACGCTTTTGGTGCTCTATCTTTCCCGGAGCATCATTGCGCCGTTTGTATTCGCTTTTTTTCTGGCGTACGCCATCAATCCGCTGGTCGAATTCCTGCAGCAAAAGGGAGCACCGCGAAATTGGGCCATCCTGACGGTCTATTTGGTGATTCTGCTGGCCGGGGTGCTGGTTTTCGGCATCGTCATCCCTCGCTTGATTCGGGATCTGACCGGGGTGATGCAGCGGTTGCCGGAACTGTTCGAAACCTTGCAAGAAATGGAAGGGAAGTATTCCGAGTTATACTGGCGTCTGCCGGTCCAAGTCAAACAGCTGATCGCGCAAATTACCGCCAGAGGCGAGATCATGCTGCGGAACTCCTTAATCAATCTCGCCCAGGGGATCGTGGACTTTTTTTCGCACTCGTTGATTTATCTCCTCGTCCCCTTGCTGGCGTATTATATCAGCCGCGACTACCCAAAATTGAAACAGAGCAGCAGGTGGTGGCTGTTATCGCATTTCGGCCCGCATTGGACCAATGCGTTTTTGAAAATTGACAACCTGTTGAAACTCTATATCCGTAGCCAGCTGCTGGATACCTTAATCGTGGGCCTGATGATTGGGTTGGGGTTGAGCCTGCTCGGTTTGGACATCGCCTTCCTCCTGGGATTGCTGGCCGGAGCACTGAACCTGATTCCCTATTTTGGCCCGGTGTTAGGCGCGATACCGGCCGTTCTCTTTGGACTGCTGCATTCCCCGTGGACCGCTTTGTATGTTGTAATCCTGTTTTTGCTGGTCAACCAGTTGGAAGTCATGGTGCTGACACCGCGGATTATCGGCGGTTCGCTTCGCATGAGCCCAATCCTGGTGGTATACCTCATCCTGATCGGCGGTCAAATCTTTGGCCTGGTGGGAATGGTCTTCGCGGTTCCCCTGGGCTCCATCGTCTTGAGCATCATTACCAGTTTTTATGAAATTTGTTTCGCAAGAACCCGGAACGAGGCGGGAATGGATAAAATCCGGCCTGAACCGTAG
- the mltG gene encoding endolytic transglycosylase MltG yields MQKIASWFRTHTVMSGIKSHATSFWRNHPLFGGGLAIFGLILTSGCVVFLWNLFPMAPGIKGKQVFEIEYGTSLRQIGNLLQKQGIIRSKSVFEFYIRFDPRDQMLRAGRYRVGPGMSLPEIVRQLRQGTPFQIRVTIPEGFTVREVVDLLSTKGLVDRKRFLDELKNQHLFQSILGDVPMTNGMEGYLFPDTYYFDNHSDETEIIATMLRRFKQLFMASFQNIPQDKRHDLVILASLVEKEARKAEERPVIAGVFQNRLQKGYPLQSCATVEYALGVHKERLSYKDIAVQSPFNTYLHRGLPPGPIANPGLASLKAAADPATVSYLYFVAKPDGTHVFSNTFEQHLQAQKMLERARLQELVRRN; encoded by the coding sequence ATGCAAAAAATAGCCTCTTGGTTCCGTACCCATACTGTGATGAGCGGCATCAAAAGCCACGCGACCAGTTTTTGGCGCAACCACCCTCTTTTCGGGGGTGGCCTTGCCATTTTTGGCCTGATCCTAACCAGCGGTTGCGTCGTTTTTCTATGGAATCTTTTTCCGATGGCCCCGGGAATCAAGGGAAAACAAGTTTTCGAAATTGAATATGGAACTTCGCTGCGGCAGATCGGCAACTTGCTGCAAAAACAGGGGATTATACGGAGTAAAAGCGTTTTCGAATTTTATATCCGTTTTGATCCGCGCGACCAAATGCTCAGGGCGGGCCGCTACCGGGTCGGGCCCGGAATGTCGCTGCCGGAGATCGTTCGCCAGTTGCGCCAGGGAACTCCCTTTCAGATCCGGGTTACCATTCCGGAAGGCTTCACCGTTCGAGAAGTGGTCGATCTGTTGTCGACGAAGGGTTTGGTTGATCGGAAACGCTTTTTAGATGAACTCAAGAACCAACATTTATTCCAGAGCATCTTGGGTGATGTCCCCATGACGAATGGAATGGAAGGGTATCTCTTCCCGGACACTTATTACTTCGATAATCACAGCGATGAAACTGAGATCATTGCGACAATGCTCCGCCGGTTTAAGCAGTTATTCATGGCCAGCTTTCAGAATATCCCGCAGGATAAACGACACGATCTGGTGATTCTGGCTTCGCTGGTCGAAAAAGAGGCCCGCAAGGCTGAGGAGCGGCCAGTGATTGCCGGTGTTTTTCAAAACCGCTTGCAAAAAGGGTATCCCTTGCAATCCTGCGCCACGGTTGAATATGCCTTGGGGGTTCACAAAGAGCGCCTATCCTATAAAGACATCGCGGTCCAATCTCCTTTTAATACCTATTTGCATCGGGGACTGCCGCCGGGACCCATTGCCAATCCGGGCCTGGCTTCATTAAAAGCCGCAGCGGACCCGGCAACAGTCAGTTATCTGTATTTTGTGGCGAAACCGGATGGAACGCATGTCTTCAGCAATACCTTTGAACAGCATTTGCAAGCACAAAAAATGTTGGAACGTGCCCGGCTCCAGGAGCTGGTTCGGCGGAACTGA
- a CDS encoding polysaccharide deacetylase family protein: protein MNFRYNESGPSFISGSAISDPNHDPFDSRQPFDSESRDSYENQKADWPSRYPGTIYRQGSSEYRLAALTFDDAPDSLFAPVLLEILGHYRVKATFFCQGDCVQKNQGMVERIAKEGHILANHTFHHPDLTTLRPEQIRAEIQSTETEIYRVTGLRTKLFRPPYGALNDESAQVALAMGYKLILWNVDSMDWSGISGPTITARVVANMVPGSIILMHNACTGSVQAGSGMVQSLPYIIEILKEQGYHFVTVPEMLSIPAY from the coding sequence GTGAATTTTCGGTATAATGAATCGGGTCCATCGTTCATCTCCGGGAGCGCCATTTCCGACCCGAATCATGACCCATTCGATTCCCGGCAGCCTTTTGATTCCGAAAGCCGGGATTCTTACGAAAATCAGAAAGCAGATTGGCCGTCCCGTTATCCCGGAACCATCTATCGCCAAGGTTCCTCTGAGTATAGGCTGGCCGCCCTGACCTTCGACGACGCTCCCGATTCCCTTTTTGCCCCGGTGTTATTGGAGATCCTGGGGCATTACCGGGTGAAAGCCACCTTCTTTTGTCAGGGGGATTGTGTGCAAAAGAATCAGGGAATGGTCGAACGCATCGCCAAGGAAGGTCATATTTTGGCCAATCATACTTTCCATCACCCTGATCTGACCACGTTGCGGCCGGAGCAGATTCGCGCGGAAATCCAGAGCACCGAAACGGAGATTTACCGGGTTACGGGATTGCGGACCAAACTTTTCCGTCCGCCCTACGGCGCTTTGAATGATGAAAGCGCCCAAGTGGCGCTGGCGATGGGTTATAAGCTGATCCTCTGGAACGTCGACAGCATGGACTGGTCGGGGATTTCCGGCCCGACTATCACTGCCCGGGTCGTGGCCAATATGGTTCCCGGCTCGATCATCCTGATGCATAATGCCTGTACCGGCAGCGTGCAAGCGGGCAGCGGCATGGTGCAATCCCTGCCGTATATCATCGAAATCCTCAAAGAGCAAGGCTATCATTTTGTCACAGTCCCCGAGATGCTGAGTATCCCGGCATATTAA
- the ruvX gene encoding Holliday junction resolvase RuvX, with protein sequence MRWMGLDVGEKRIGIAISDPLEITAQGYMVLQRSGSFRKDLDSLCQMMSDREIDGLVIGLPKNMNGTEGPMAEKVRGFGTELAKLVKIPIFYWDERLSTGSAEKALLEADLSRRERRSRIDKVAAVIILQNFLDAKVGMNLEQKGKIPE encoded by the coding sequence ATGCGTTGGATGGGATTGGATGTCGGAGAGAAACGAATTGGAATCGCCATTAGTGATCCTTTGGAGATAACCGCTCAAGGATATATGGTTTTGCAGCGATCCGGTTCCTTCCGTAAGGATCTGGATTCTTTGTGTCAGATGATGAGTGACCGCGAGATTGACGGACTGGTCATCGGACTGCCCAAAAATATGAACGGGACCGAAGGGCCGATGGCCGAAAAAGTGCGCGGATTTGGCACTGAATTGGCGAAGCTCGTCAAAATCCCGATTTTTTATTGGGATGAGCGGCTTTCGACGGGTTCAGCGGAAAAAGCTCTCCTGGAAGCTGATTTGTCCCGGCGGGAACGCCGCTCCCGAATCGATAAAGTCGCGGCTGTGATCATCCTGCAAAACTTCTTGGATGCGAAAGTTGGAATGAACTTGGAGCAGAAGGGAAAAATACCGGAGTAA
- a CDS encoding DUF1292 domain-containing protein — MSDQETNWITLVDEEGQEHRFNLLNIVEVEDAKYAVMVPETQENEEEEEAVIFKIETDEKGEEVLVDIEDDDEFAKVCEALEEMIDEEDETDED; from the coding sequence GTGTCAGACCAAGAAACCAATTGGATTACACTCGTGGATGAAGAAGGGCAGGAACATCGTTTTAATCTATTGAACATCGTCGAAGTGGAAGATGCCAAGTATGCGGTGATGGTCCCCGAAACCCAGGAGAACGAAGAGGAAGAGGAAGCAGTCATCTTTAAGATCGAGACCGACGAGAAAGGCGAGGAAGTTCTGGTCGATATCGAGGATGATGATGAATTCGCCAAGGTGTGCGAAGCGCTGGAAGAAATGATCGACGAAGAAGACGAGACCGACGAGGATTAA
- a CDS encoding YqeG family HAD IIIA-type phosphatase — protein sequence MLEKLCPDCQANSILELNLEELKKVGIRGVIFDLDNTLVEWKKDILDPEVVVLIERFKAEGFKICILSNALEHRVEAVARALDVPYVSRAAKPRKLPFRKALELLATLPEETAVVGDQLFTDILGGNRMELYTIWTPPLSTTEFLSTKAVRKLERLVIKRFRKKGILK from the coding sequence ATGCTTGAAAAGTTATGCCCGGACTGTCAGGCAAACTCGATCTTGGAACTCAATCTTGAGGAACTGAAGAAAGTTGGGATCCGGGGGGTCATCTTCGATCTGGATAATACTTTGGTTGAATGGAAGAAAGATATTTTAGACCCCGAAGTGGTCGTCCTGATCGAAAGGTTTAAGGCGGAGGGCTTTAAAATTTGCATTCTGTCCAATGCATTGGAGCACCGAGTCGAGGCTGTTGCCCGCGCTCTCGACGTGCCCTATGTATCGCGGGCGGCTAAACCCAGAAAGTTGCCGTTTCGCAAAGCCTTGGAATTGCTGGCCACCCTCCCGGAAGAGACAGCCGTGGTCGGCGATCAGTTATTCACCGATATTCTTGGTGGAAACCGCATGGAACTTTACACCATTTGGACACCTCCCTTGAGTACTACCGAATTCTTGAGCACCAAGGCTGTACGAAAGTTAGAACGTCTGGTCATTAAGCGGTTTCGTAAGAAAGGAATTCTGAAATGA
- the hslO gene encoding Hsp33 family molecular chaperone HslO, which translates to MTDSLMIATTANDMVRIYTVSTTGVVEEARRIHQTWPTATAALGRVLTGTLMMGVMSDTLKRLTVQFAGEGPLGKIIGVSNQPGTVKGYLENPQVDLDLNPLGKFDIAKAVGPGTLTVIKDHGLKNPYNGVVPIQSGEIGEDLAYYFTKSEQIPSAVGLGVLVAPDGQVQAAGGFIVQLLPGCPDAVAMSLEETLRYIPAVTTILNSGETSAQLARRFAIGSLKILAEMPVKYYCDCSGERFRGPLLSLGRQELEKIIQEQGNIEVQCQFCNQKYTYSAAEL; encoded by the coding sequence ATGACCGATTCCCTGATGATAGCCACCACTGCCAATGACATGGTGCGGATTTATACCGTGTCTACCACCGGCGTGGTAGAAGAAGCCCGCCGGATCCACCAGACGTGGCCGACCGCAACCGCTGCTTTGGGTAGAGTGCTTACCGGGACATTGATGATGGGCGTAATGAGCGATACGCTAAAAAGATTGACCGTCCAATTCGCCGGTGAGGGACCTTTGGGAAAAATTATCGGTGTATCCAATCAGCCCGGGACAGTCAAAGGCTACCTGGAGAATCCCCAGGTTGACCTGGATCTGAATCCTCTGGGAAAATTTGATATTGCGAAAGCGGTCGGCCCGGGCACATTAACGGTAATTAAAGATCATGGTCTAAAAAATCCCTACAATGGGGTAGTCCCTATCCAAAGCGGAGAAATCGGCGAGGATTTAGCCTATTATTTTACCAAATCGGAACAAATCCCGTCAGCTGTGGGATTGGGTGTTCTCGTGGCCCCGGACGGCCAAGTTCAAGCCGCGGGCGGTTTCATTGTTCAGTTGTTACCGGGATGCCCGGACGCCGTGGCGATGAGCCTTGAAGAGACCTTACGATACATACCGGCAGTGACGACAATACTGAACTCCGGAGAGACTTCAGCACAATTAGCGCGGCGTTTTGCGATTGGAAGCCTTAAAATCCTGGCGGAGATGCCGGTAAAATATTATTGTGACTGTTCAGGGGAACGCTTTCGCGGCCCCTTGCTGAGCCTAGGGCGCCAAGAGTTGGAAAAGATTATTCAAGAGCAAGGCAATATTGAGGTTCAATGTCAATTTTGCAACCAAAAATATACTTATTCTGCGGCGGAACTATAA